One part of the Deltaproteobacteria bacterium genome encodes these proteins:
- the tesB gene encoding acyl-CoA thioesterase II: MRRVLQHLIDLLDLEQIEVNLFRGRSPQDGWQRVFGGQVLGQALVAAGRTVEGRAAHSFHAYFLRPGDPKVPILYDVDRIRDGQSFTTRRVVGIQHGKAIFNLAASFQIDEPGLEHQVEMPDVPGPEGLPNEVELREKYAHRIPEKFRSSFLRPRPIEVRPIDPIDEFAPDKRPPFQNVWFRAVDTLPDDRALHQCVLAYASDMTLLDTSALPHAISWWSEKLQTASLDHAMWFHRPFRADDWLLYAQDSPRAAGARGFNRGSIFTRSGELVASVAQEGLIRLRS; encoded by the coding sequence ATGAGGCGGGTACTCCAACACCTGATCGATCTGCTCGATCTGGAGCAGATCGAGGTCAACCTGTTCCGCGGGCGCAGCCCGCAGGACGGCTGGCAGCGCGTCTTCGGCGGGCAGGTGCTGGGGCAGGCGCTGGTCGCCGCGGGGCGCACGGTGGAGGGGCGCGCGGCGCACTCGTTTCACGCCTACTTCCTGCGGCCGGGCGACCCGAAGGTGCCGATCCTGTACGACGTCGACCGGATCCGCGACGGGCAGAGCTTCACCACCCGGCGCGTGGTCGGGATCCAGCACGGCAAGGCGATCTTCAACCTGGCCGCTTCGTTCCAGATCGACGAGCCCGGGCTCGAGCACCAGGTAGAGATGCCGGACGTGCCTGGGCCCGAGGGATTGCCGAACGAGGTCGAGCTGCGCGAGAAGTACGCGCACCGCATTCCCGAGAAGTTCCGCTCGAGCTTCCTGCGCCCCCGCCCGATCGAGGTGCGGCCGATCGATCCGATCGACGAGTTCGCGCCGGACAAGCGCCCGCCGTTCCAGAACGTCTGGTTCCGAGCGGTCGACACGCTTCCGGACGACCGGGCGCTCCACCAATGTGTGTTGGCCTACGCCTCGGACATGACGCTGCTCGACACCAGCGCCCTGCCCCACGCGATCTCGTGGTGGAGCGAGAAGCTGCAGACCGCGAGCCTCGACCACGCGATGTGGTTCCACCGCCCGTTCCGCGCCGACGACTGGCTGCTCTACGCGCAGGACAGCCCGCGCGCGGCGGGCGCGCGCGGCTTCAACCGCGGCAGCATCTTCACGCGTTCGGGGGAGCTGGTCGCGTCGGTGGCGCAGGAGGGGCTGATCCGGCTGCGCAGCTGA
- a CDS encoding SCO family protein has product MRKPPMKLASMWLLAASLAARAGAGALYEAPAPGSYELPPIASVSQHPLVDADGASVGFPQLAKGQVALVAFIYRGCHEAQGCPASLALLRELDRELESTPERAARVRLATVSFDPENDTPERMRELREQMAPKTDWSFLAPASADALARLLADLGQDVSPLENGALRHVLKIFLVDDRLRIRNVYSAGLLDPRLVIADIDTVAPRAP; this is encoded by the coding sequence ATGCGGAAGCCGCCGATGAAGCTCGCGTCGATGTGGCTGCTCGCGGCGAGCCTCGCGGCTCGCGCCGGGGCGGGAGCGCTCTACGAAGCCCCCGCGCCGGGAAGCTACGAGCTTCCGCCGATCGCGAGCGTATCGCAGCACCCGCTGGTCGACGCGGACGGCGCGAGCGTCGGCTTTCCGCAGCTCGCGAAGGGGCAGGTGGCACTGGTGGCGTTCATCTACCGCGGCTGTCACGAAGCGCAGGGCTGCCCGGCTTCGCTCGCGCTGCTGCGCGAGCTCGACCGCGAGCTCGAGTCGACGCCGGAGCGCGCCGCGCGGGTCCGCCTGGCAACCGTGAGCTTCGATCCCGAGAACGACACGCCCGAGCGCATGCGAGAGCTGCGCGAGCAGATGGCCCCGAAGACGGACTGGAGCTTCCTCGCGCCCGCGAGCGCAGACGCGCTCGCTCGGCTCCTGGCCGACTTGGGCCAGGACGTGAGCCCGCTCGAGAACGGGGCGCTTCGCCACGTGCTGAAGATCTTCCTGGTCGACGACCGGCTGCGGATCCGGAACGTGTACTCCGCCGGGCTTCTCGATCCGCGGCTCGTGATCGCCGACATCGACACCGTCGCGCCGCGCGCGCCGTAA
- a CDS encoding TetR/AcrR family transcriptional regulator, with protein MGPTSSCIPSKKKNSRFSQNSGGRKSLSFSAELKAITSPSLKGTPGTVSCARSAARARGETSNPKTSASQSIGALLLRDCALPDPTPDRSRGSGAASVAALPETEKWFSFPSVPEKALQSRGSAPRRRARRRVGYAKSRATRERILAAALAEAGRAGLHKASVARIAERAGVAVGNLNYHFGSRKQLLRELMGSLVADLMPRLHAIDAADDADFFERQRAGLLAYLDHLRANPEHVRLADEIKLHDPALYRRAVAEWAERMASRLRAGIAQGALRPMADAEITAQAHFLLGARHFLEQMMESGRGARREAVVDAYLALLRDGLGSRGARRKGRR; from the coding sequence ATCGGGCCGACCTCGAGCTGCATCCCCTCGAAAAAGAAGAACTCGCGGTTCTCCCAGAACTCCGGCGGCAGAAAATCCTTGAGCTTCTCCGCCGAGCTGAAGGCGATCACGTCGCCCTCCTTGAAGGGGACGCCCGGGACGGTGTCCTGCGCGCGCTCGGCGGCGCGGGCCAGGGGCGAGACGAGCAACCCTAAGACGAGTGCTAGCCAGAGCATCGGAGCTCTCCTCCTGCGTGATTGCGCTCTTCCCGATCCTACACCAGATCGCAGCAGAGGAAGCGGAGCGGCTTCAGTAGCCGCATTGCCAGAAACTGAAAAATGGTTCAGTTTTCCATCCGTGCCCGAGAAGGCTCTCCAGTCCCGGGGCTCCGCGCCGCGCCGCCGCGCGCGCCGCCGCGTCGGCTACGCGAAGTCTCGCGCGACGCGCGAGCGCATCCTCGCCGCGGCGCTCGCGGAGGCGGGCCGCGCGGGCCTGCACAAGGCGTCGGTCGCGCGCATCGCCGAGCGTGCGGGCGTCGCGGTCGGCAACCTCAACTACCACTTCGGCTCCCGGAAGCAGCTCCTGCGCGAGCTGATGGGCTCCCTCGTTGCGGACCTGATGCCGCGGCTCCACGCGATCGATGCTGCCGACGACGCCGACTTCTTCGAGCGCCAGCGCGCGGGGCTGCTCGCGTACCTCGACCACCTTCGCGCAAATCCCGAGCACGTGCGCCTCGCGGACGAGATCAAGCTGCACGACCCGGCGCTCTACCGGCGCGCGGTCGCCGAGTGGGCCGAGCGCATGGCCTCGCGGCTCCGCGCCGGGATCGCGCAGGGTGCGCTCCGCCCGATGGCCGACGCGGAGATCACCGCCCAGGCGCACTTCCTGCTCGGCGCGCGGCACTTCCTCGAGCAGATGATGGAGAGCGGGAGGGGCGCGCGGCGCGAGGCCGTCGTCGACGCCTACCTCGCGCTGTTGCGCGACGGGCTCGGGAGCCGCGGCGCACGAAGGAAGGGGCGGCGGTGA
- a CDS encoding phytanoyl-CoA dioxygenase family protein — protein sequence MLPTNPAAPVTTIKLDSREGLPVSCPAVRHAASESELARYRRDGYFVRESVFAIAELERMRASVERVHLRVEAAAGAAGAAPVERIDGKRYQDLLGSLVKWEWQEARADVRSMEPFLHLDPELDALVDDPRLWQPATALCDAPFLALFTDKLNFKRPGGAVFPWHQDSPYFAFDCPHVDRLVSLQVYLDDATVENGCLGMIPGSHLHGRLPCFEDRGRLDRLYTDVDRALPGAERVPIEAPAGSVIFFDGDVVHGSLGNRTRSSRRAFVLTYQPAGFAQFRRPGERRVSCAAGSAPPAPPTRPAPPNA from the coding sequence TTGCTGCCGACGAATCCGGCCGCGCCCGTGACGACGATCAAGCTCGACTCCCGCGAAGGTCTGCCGGTATCCTGCCCCGCCGTGAGGCACGCCGCCAGCGAATCGGAGCTCGCGCGCTACCGGCGCGACGGCTATTTCGTGCGCGAGAGCGTATTTGCGATCGCGGAGCTCGAGCGAATGCGGGCATCGGTCGAGCGGGTCCATCTGCGCGTCGAGGCCGCGGCCGGCGCGGCCGGCGCGGCCCCGGTCGAGCGCATCGACGGAAAACGCTACCAGGACCTGCTCGGCTCGCTCGTGAAATGGGAGTGGCAGGAGGCGCGCGCCGACGTCCGCTCGATGGAGCCGTTCCTGCACCTCGACCCCGAGCTCGACGCGCTCGTCGACGATCCGCGGCTATGGCAGCCCGCGACCGCGCTCTGCGACGCGCCTTTCCTCGCGCTCTTCACCGACAAGCTGAACTTCAAGCGCCCGGGCGGGGCGGTCTTCCCCTGGCACCAGGACAGCCCGTACTTCGCCTTCGACTGCCCTCACGTCGATCGGCTCGTCTCGCTGCAGGTCTACCTGGACGACGCGACCGTCGAGAACGGCTGCCTCGGGATGATTCCCGGCTCGCATCTGCACGGTCGCCTGCCGTGCTTCGAGGACCGGGGCCGGCTCGACCGGCTCTACACCGACGTGGATCGCGCGCTGCCGGGCGCCGAGCGAGTGCCGATCGAGGCGCCCGCCGGCTCGGTGATCTTCTTCGACGGCGACGTCGTGCACGGCTCGCTCGGAAACCGCACGCGTTCGAGTCGGCGCGCGTTCGTGCTCACCTACCAGCCGGCCGGGTTCGCGCAGTTCCGGCGCCCCGGCGAGCGGCGGGTCAGCTGCGCAGCCGGATCAGCCCCTCCTGCGCCACCGACGCGACCAGCTCCCCCGAACGCGTGA
- a CDS encoding DUF1329 domain-containing protein has protein sequence MLWLALVLGLLVSPLARAAERAQDTVPGVPFKEGDVIAFSSAEKLKDFLPPEFWENREFFFFEGMQLEVGPIYKNYPPAPEYAAASERYGGQAKIGLDGALVGYTAGLPFPAIDCEGDPEAGAKLIWNFTKRWEGDGSRSKWSYTYWDRGEQLPLYYEGLAKFINLIQRVEAQYDDSQHSYFPSEKRMQVSGIEVEAPFDARGIQVLTYRYASADGPLAQARNDDTWVYVPDLRRVRRISTAQRTDSVQGTDFTRDDLRSFDGIPPQYEWKCLGRKDVIAPFNTPSLAYPYGDTYNFGPYGFSFANDRWELRHAYVIRFDPRNEDHPYHHKDIYIDADTWEPLYSFAYDRKREIWKVIWHMHRNSEDWKGPPGLSDPGKKDGVWYRPWEGISQVNDVRVVGDVIVNLQTGTGNRIEFWDNDGEPLDSKGKVRRYIDIGRLNKGR, from the coding sequence ATGCTCTGGCTAGCACTCGTCTTAGGGTTGCTCGTCTCGCCCCTGGCCCGCGCCGCCGAGCGCGCGCAGGACACCGTCCCGGGCGTCCCCTTCAAGGAGGGCGACGTGATCGCCTTCAGCTCGGCGGAGAAGCTCAAGGATTTTCTGCCGCCGGAGTTCTGGGAGAACCGCGAGTTCTTCTTTTTCGAGGGGATGCAGCTCGAGGTCGGCCCGATCTACAAGAACTACCCGCCCGCGCCCGAGTATGCGGCCGCGAGCGAGAGGTACGGCGGCCAGGCGAAGATCGGCCTGGACGGCGCGCTGGTGGGCTACACCGCCGGACTGCCTTTTCCGGCGATCGACTGCGAGGGCGACCCGGAGGCCGGGGCCAAGCTGATCTGGAACTTCACCAAGCGGTGGGAGGGAGACGGCTCCCGCTCGAAGTGGTCCTACACCTATTGGGATCGCGGCGAGCAGCTGCCGCTCTACTACGAAGGCCTGGCCAAGTTCATCAACCTGATCCAGCGCGTCGAGGCGCAGTACGACGACAGCCAGCACTCCTACTTCCCGAGTGAGAAACGGATGCAGGTTTCGGGGATCGAGGTGGAGGCGCCCTTCGACGCGCGCGGAATCCAGGTCCTGACCTACCGCTACGCCTCGGCCGACGGCCCGCTCGCGCAGGCCAGGAACGACGACACCTGGGTCTACGTGCCCGACCTGCGGCGCGTGCGGCGCATCTCCACCGCGCAGCGCACCGACTCGGTCCAGGGCACCGACTTCACCCGCGACGACCTGCGCAGCTTCGACGGCATTCCTCCCCAGTACGAGTGGAAGTGCCTGGGCCGCAAGGATGTGATCGCGCCGTTCAACACCCCCTCACTCGCCTACCCCTATGGCGACACCTACAACTTCGGCCCCTACGGCTTCTCGTTCGCCAATGACCGCTGGGAGCTGCGCCACGCCTACGTGATCCGCTTCGATCCCCGCAACGAGGACCACCCCTATCACCACAAGGACATCTACATCGACGCGGACACTTGGGAGCCGCTGTACAGCTTCGCCTACGACCGCAAGCGGGAGATCTGGAAGGTCATCTGGCACATGCACCGCAACAGCGAGGACTGGAAGGGCCCGCCCGGGCTCTCGGACCCCGGCAAGAAGGACGGGGTCTGGTACCGACCCTGGGAGGGGATCTCGCAGGTGAACGACGTGCGCGTCGTCGGCGATGTGATCGTCAATCTGCAGACGGGGACGGGGAACCGGATCGAGTTCTGGGACAACGACGGCGAGCCGCTCGACTCGAAGGGCAAGGTGCGGCGCTACATCGACATCGGGCGCCTGAACAAGGGCCGCTAG
- a CDS encoding MaoC family dehydratase: protein MTVAEHDAVRERIEKYVGKPMGPSSVAPDPVNVPMIRHWVAALDDRNPVYLDEALAKKTRHGGLVAPPAMLQTWSMPSPKIEGIAERGGSPVEIDSDNVLRALDREGFTGTLATNSELEFVRYLRPGDLLHASNERESISARKTTGLGQGYFVTWLTTYRTPDGEVVGRQLFRIFKFDPKTIDLAKLKAPR from the coding sequence ATGACGGTCGCCGAGCACGACGCAGTCCGCGAGCGCATCGAGAAGTACGTCGGCAAGCCGATGGGACCGTCTTCGGTGGCGCCCGACCCGGTGAACGTGCCCATGATCCGCCACTGGGTCGCGGCGCTCGACGACCGCAACCCGGTGTATCTCGACGAGGCGCTCGCGAAGAAGACGCGGCACGGCGGCCTCGTGGCGCCACCCGCCATGCTCCAGACGTGGAGCATGCCGAGCCCGAAGATCGAGGGCATCGCCGAGCGCGGCGGCTCTCCGGTGGAGATCGACTCCGACAACGTGCTCCGCGCACTCGACCGCGAGGGATTCACGGGCACGCTCGCGACGAACTCGGAGCTCGAGTTCGTGCGCTATCTGCGGCCCGGCGACCTCCTCCACGCGAGCAACGAGCGCGAGTCGATCTCGGCCCGCAAGACCACGGGCCTCGGGCAGGGCTACTTCGTCACCTGGCTGACCACATACCGGACGCCCGACGGCGAGGTGGTGGGCCGCCAGCTCTTCCGCATCTTCAAGTTCGACCCGAAGACGATCGACCTGGCGAAGCTGAAGGCGCCTCGATGA
- the rfaD gene encoding ADP-glyceromanno-heptose 6-epimerase, which translates to MIVVTGAAGFVGSNLARALNQRGRSDLLLVDDLTDGQKFRNLADCDFLDFADKGDFLARIAARELADVEAIFHQGACSNTMEWNGRTMLADNYEYSKALYAFATARAIPLIYASSAAVYGMGPVFREDPALEKPLNLYAWSKVLFDRWVRRHAASARSQVVGLRYFNVYGPGEAHKGEMASVAWKHHLQLRDGDVVRLFESSDGYGPGEQRRDFVYVGDVAAVNLWFLDHPRVSGIFNVGTGRAQTFNDVARAVISNHGRGRIEYVPFPPALRGSYQSFTQADISALRAAGCDHPFLGVEEGVSRYLKQLGPS; encoded by the coding sequence TTGATCGTCGTCACGGGCGCGGCCGGATTCGTCGGCAGCAATCTGGCGCGGGCGCTGAATCAGCGCGGCCGCTCCGATCTGCTTCTGGTCGACGACCTCACGGACGGGCAGAAGTTCCGAAATCTCGCGGACTGCGACTTCCTGGACTTCGCCGACAAGGGCGACTTCCTGGCGCGCATCGCGGCGCGCGAGCTAGCGGACGTCGAGGCGATCTTCCATCAGGGCGCCTGCTCCAACACCATGGAGTGGAACGGCCGGACCATGCTGGCCGACAACTACGAGTACTCGAAGGCCCTCTACGCCTTCGCCACGGCGCGCGCGATCCCGCTGATCTACGCCTCGTCGGCCGCGGTCTACGGGATGGGCCCGGTCTTCCGCGAGGACCCGGCGCTCGAGAAGCCGCTGAATCTCTATGCCTGGTCGAAGGTGCTGTTCGACCGATGGGTGCGCAGGCACGCCGCGAGCGCGCGCAGCCAGGTCGTGGGCTTGCGCTACTTCAACGTGTACGGCCCGGGCGAGGCTCACAAGGGCGAGATGGCCAGCGTCGCCTGGAAGCACCACCTGCAGCTGCGCGACGGCGACGTGGTGCGGCTCTTCGAGAGCTCCGACGGCTACGGCCCCGGCGAGCAGCGACGCGATTTCGTGTACGTCGGCGACGTGGCCGCGGTGAACCTGTGGTTCCTGGATCACCCGCGGGTCTCGGGGATCTTCAACGTCGGCACGGGGCGCGCGCAGACCTTCAACGACGTGGCGCGCGCCGTGATCTCGAATCACGGCCGCGGCCGGATCGAGTACGTCCCGTTCCCACCCGCGCTTCGCGGCAGCTACCAGAGCTTCACGCAGGCCGACATCTCGGCGCTGCGCGCGGCCGGCTGCGACCACCCCTTCCTCGGCGTCGAGGAAGGGGTGTCGCGCTACCTGAAGCAGCTCGGCCCTAGCTGA
- a CDS encoding Hsp20/alpha crystallin family protein: MKQMANGEIARDSAKQRTEDQYTRPGRTYQPSVDILETEQGLRLWADMPGVDQGSIDVELVDDVITISGRVSTAEYENLSPIYTEYNVGNYQARFRLSNKIDGSRISAKLANGVLEVELPKVQAAKPRRIEIS; encoded by the coding sequence ATGAAGCAGATGGCCAACGGAGAAATCGCTCGCGACTCCGCGAAGCAGCGGACGGAAGACCAGTACACGCGACCGGGTCGGACCTACCAGCCCAGCGTCGACATCCTGGAGACGGAGCAGGGATTGCGGCTCTGGGCCGACATGCCCGGCGTGGATCAGGGCTCGATCGACGTGGAGCTCGTCGACGACGTGATCACGATCAGCGGCCGCGTCTCGACGGCCGAGTACGAGAATCTGTCTCCGATCTACACCGAGTACAACGTCGGCAACTACCAGGCGCGCTTCCGGCTCTCGAACAAGATCGACGGATCGCGAATCTCGGCGAAGCTCGCCAACGGCGTGCTCGAGGTGGAGCTTCCGAAGGTGCAGGCCGCCAAGCCGCGGCGGATCGAGATCAGCTAG
- a CDS encoding Hsp20/alpha crystallin family protein yields MALFRYGADLDPANALFRLQSELERAFDSRAGHDLGLLGRGVHPACNMFRSGEDVVLRIEVPGFAPENLAITSQGQTLSVAGKAPAQPEASGSYHRRERRRGDFSRSIQLPREVDPARATAECKHGVLTIRVPAREEVKPRQISITGG; encoded by the coding sequence ATGGCGTTGTTCCGATACGGAGCCGATCTGGACCCCGCGAACGCGCTGTTCCGGCTGCAAAGCGAGCTCGAGCGCGCGTTCGACAGCCGCGCCGGCCACGACCTCGGCCTGCTCGGCCGCGGCGTGCATCCCGCGTGCAACATGTTCCGGAGCGGCGAGGACGTGGTGCTGCGCATCGAGGTTCCCGGCTTCGCCCCGGAGAACCTCGCGATCACGAGCCAGGGGCAGACGCTCTCGGTCGCCGGGAAAGCGCCCGCGCAGCCCGAGGCTTCCGGGAGCTACCACCGGCGCGAGCGACGGCGCGGCGACTTCTCGCGCTCGATCCAGCTGCCGCGCGAGGTCGACCCGGCGCGCGCGACGGCGGAGTGCAAACACGGCGTGCTGACCATCCGCGTGCCAGCGCGCGAAGAGGTCAAGCCCCGGCAGATCAGCATCACGGGAGGATGA
- a CDS encoding acyl dehydratase: protein MSITAPPARAIAVGDELPPFELALSSTMVVAGAIASRDFMPAHHDPAFARAQGAPDIFMNILATNGYVSRYVTDWAGPEAIVKSIKIRLGAPAVPGKTLRFSGRVASKREAGDECVLELAVRAANELGDHATGTVVVTLPGRT, encoded by the coding sequence ATGAGCATCACCGCACCTCCGGCGCGAGCGATCGCGGTCGGCGACGAGCTGCCGCCCTTCGAGCTCGCGCTGAGCTCGACGATGGTGGTGGCTGGCGCGATCGCCTCGCGCGATTTCATGCCCGCGCACCACGACCCCGCATTCGCGAGAGCGCAGGGCGCGCCCGACATCTTCATGAACATCCTCGCCACGAACGGCTATGTGTCGCGCTACGTCACCGACTGGGCCGGGCCCGAGGCGATCGTGAAGAGCATCAAGATCCGGCTCGGCGCGCCCGCCGTTCCGGGGAAGACGCTGCGCTTCTCGGGGCGCGTCGCCTCCAAGCGCGAGGCCGGCGACGAGTGCGTGCTCGAGCTGGCGGTGCGCGCGGCGAACGAGCTCGGCGACCACGCCACCGGCACGGTGGTCGTCACTCTGCCGGGACGCACGTGA
- a CDS encoding NAD(P)/FAD-dependent oxidoreductase, which translates to MARSAAATHATSSDRPGLRFLILGAGMSGILSAIKLREAGFHDFEIYEKADRLGGTWRENTYAGVGCDVPSHLYSYSFAPNPEWSHRFSPGAEIQAYFEDVARRYGVDRIIHYGKEVRRCAFEDGRWRIELSDGSSDVGDVVIAATGVLHHPAYPDIPGLDSFAGVSFHTARWNHGVSLAGKRLGVIGTGSTSTQIVPAVVGEVAKLSLFQRTAQWVMPQENPAYSGEEKAEFRRHPETMKQLRDDISKLFADMFSNAVVDANSPQLAAIHAACVANLESSVKEPALREKLRPSYRAGCKRLVMSADFYAAIQRPNADLVTDAIERIEPGGVRTRDGRLHELDVLILATGFRVDRFMRPIEVVGCGGLSLEDAWRNGPVAYMAISIPDFPNLFMLNGPNGPVGNFSLIDVAELQLGYSLQLIERIRAGECREVSASREATERFDAERREATRKTIWSSGCNSWYLDADGVPAVWPWSFDRLRQEMAAPRIGDFELR; encoded by the coding sequence ATGGCACGAAGCGCAGCCGCGACGCACGCGACGAGTTCCGACCGGCCGGGGCTCCGGTTCCTCATCCTCGGAGCCGGGATGTCCGGAATCCTCAGCGCCATCAAGCTCCGCGAGGCGGGCTTCCACGACTTCGAGATCTACGAGAAGGCCGATCGCCTTGGCGGGACCTGGCGCGAGAACACCTACGCCGGGGTCGGCTGCGACGTGCCCTCCCATCTCTACAGCTACTCGTTCGCGCCCAACCCCGAATGGAGCCACCGCTTCTCGCCGGGCGCCGAGATCCAGGCGTACTTCGAGGACGTCGCCCGGCGCTACGGCGTGGACCGGATCATCCACTACGGCAAAGAGGTGCGGCGCTGCGCCTTCGAGGACGGCCGCTGGCGGATCGAGCTTTCCGACGGCTCGAGCGACGTCGGCGACGTGGTGATCGCGGCTACGGGCGTCCTGCACCACCCCGCCTATCCCGACATCCCCGGCCTCGACTCCTTCGCCGGCGTCTCCTTCCACACCGCGCGCTGGAACCACGGCGTCTCCCTCGCGGGCAAGCGCCTCGGCGTCATCGGAACCGGCTCGACCTCGACCCAAATCGTCCCGGCGGTGGTCGGCGAGGTGGCGAAGCTCTCGCTCTTCCAGCGGACCGCGCAGTGGGTGATGCCCCAGGAGAATCCCGCCTACAGCGGCGAGGAAAAGGCCGAGTTCCGCAGGCACCCGGAGACGATGAAGCAGCTCCGGGACGACATCTCGAAGCTGTTCGCCGACATGTTCTCCAACGCCGTCGTCGACGCGAACTCGCCGCAGCTCGCGGCGATCCACGCCGCCTGCGTCGCCAACCTCGAGAGCAGCGTGAAGGAGCCGGCGCTTCGCGAGAAGCTCCGCCCGAGCTACCGCGCCGGGTGCAAGCGACTCGTGATGTCGGCGGACTTCTACGCCGCCATCCAGCGCCCGAACGCCGATCTCGTCACCGACGCGATCGAGCGGATCGAGCCGGGTGGAGTGAGGACTCGCGACGGCCGGCTGCACGAGCTCGACGTGCTGATTCTCGCCACCGGCTTCCGCGTCGACCGCTTCATGCGGCCGATCGAGGTGGTCGGCTGCGGCGGCCTCTCCCTCGAGGACGCCTGGCGCAACGGCCCGGTCGCCTACATGGCGATCTCGATCCCCGACTTCCCGAACCTGTTCATGCTCAACGGCCCGAACGGCCCCGTCGGCAACTTCTCGCTGATCGACGTGGCCGAGCTCCAGCTCGGCTACTCCCTGCAGCTCATCGAGCGGATCCGCGCTGGCGAGTGCCGCGAAGTCTCCGCCTCGCGGGAGGCGACCGAGCGCTTCGACGCCGAGCGCCGCGAGGCCACCCGCAAGACGATCTGGTCCAGCGGCTGCAACAGCTGGTACCTCGACGCTGACGGAGTGCCGGCGGTCTGGCCGTGGAGCTTCGACCGCCTGCGCCAGGAGATGGCGGCGCCCCGCATCGGCGACTTCGAGCTGCGCTGA
- a CDS encoding M20 family metallopeptidase, whose product MRESACIRHLREYIAIPSVNPMRRDDLDPAITGERRYAEHLREQLRRLGLDAELIGDPERPSVVAHARVADAGDTLLVASHLDTVPIDGMEIAPFDPRIADGRVYGRGSCDTKSGMAALVAALERVLAQGTLRRNLILVGEADEELGSRGVNDVIAHLGSDPPEWVIATEPTELRVATRHKGIVHARLRASGVACHSSDPSKGRSAVLALCRSVLALEELAAELAGRPDPRFGPATLSVGRIGGGTATNIVPDDAWLLLDRRCLPGENETTVRAELEGLLAKQALDGVRVEWCSLEKAALATPDEDPSVRSVQSALRLAALDATPGSVAFGTDAGVFGAHGIPGVVFGPGSVEQAHTSAEWVAIDQVEAASAVFERILASRD is encoded by the coding sequence GTGCGAGAGAGCGCGTGCATCCGGCATCTCCGCGAGTACATCGCGATCCCGTCGGTGAATCCGATGCGGCGCGACGATCTCGATCCCGCGATCACCGGAGAGCGCCGCTATGCCGAGCATCTGCGCGAGCAGCTCCGGCGCCTGGGGCTCGATGCGGAGCTGATCGGCGATCCCGAGCGACCGTCGGTCGTGGCGCACGCCCGCGTCGCCGACGCGGGCGACACGCTTCTGGTCGCCTCCCACCTCGACACCGTGCCGATCGACGGGATGGAAATCGCGCCCTTCGACCCGCGCATCGCCGACGGCCGGGTCTACGGCCGCGGCTCGTGCGACACCAAGAGCGGTATGGCGGCGCTGGTCGCCGCGCTCGAGCGCGTGCTCGCGCAGGGGACGCTGCGGCGCAATCTGATCCTGGTCGGCGAAGCCGACGAGGAGCTGGGCAGCCGCGGCGTGAACGACGTGATCGCGCACCTGGGCTCCGACCCGCCGGAATGGGTGATCGCGACCGAGCCGACGGAGCTTCGCGTCGCGACGCGCCACAAGGGCATCGTGCACGCGCGGCTTCGCGCGAGCGGAGTCGCGTGTCACAGCTCGGATCCGAGCAAAGGACGGAGCGCGGTGCTCGCGCTCTGCCGCAGCGTGCTGGCGCTGGAAGAGCTCGCCGCCGAGCTCGCCGGTCGGCCCGATCCGCGCTTCGGCCCGGCGACGCTCTCGGTGGGCCGGATCGGCGGCGGAACCGCGACCAACATCGTGCCCGACGACGCCTGGCTGCTGCTGGACCGGCGCTGCCTGCCCGGCGAGAACGAGACGACCGTTCGCGCCGAGCTCGAGGGCCTGCTCGCGAAGCAGGCGCTCGACGGCGTGCGCGTGGAGTGGTGCTCGCTCGAGAAGGCTGCGCTGGCCACGCCCGACGAGGACCCGTCGGTGCGATCCGTGCAGTCCGCGCTGCGCCTCGCCGCGCTCGACGCTACGCCGGGAAGTGTCGCCTTCGGGACCGACGCCGGCGTGTTCGGCGCGCACGGAATCCCGGGAGTGGTCTTCGGTCCCGGGTCGGTCGAGCAGGCGCACACCTCGGCCGAGTGGGTCGCGATCGACCAGGTCGAGGCCGCGAGCGCCGTCTTCGAGCGCATCCTGGCCTCGCGCGACTGA